A part of Podarcis raffonei isolate rPodRaf1 chromosome 12, rPodRaf1.pri, whole genome shotgun sequence genomic DNA contains:
- the SLC4A2 gene encoding anion exchange protein 2 isoform X3 — protein sequence MSRPQVSSDLHRMVSGAVEGPEQDGPSPTSPTFGGQKAAEEEEEKDLSKALRVERFEEILQDSHPRNVEEAGRSYSEEDFEYHRQSSHHIHHPLSSHLPSDPRRKKGVSRKAKKKKKEKQPQPQRPSVPGETPTIEEEEEEEAEEGEEEADEDTCDTETEQASEDLMLLHGSPEGVQFFLQEDDGVDRPAEGAASPTMPHSSSTDSGGSPAPKGAKAGSSDAEEPAGTEAPSMAEAGSPGRALSKSQPGHRSYNLNERRRIGSMTGIEQTRYPKVPTDESEAQTLASADLDFMKSHRFEDVPGVRRHLVRKSAKGQVVHIGKDRKEPSARQRKQDRQPHEVFVELNELIVDKNQEMQWKETARWIKFEEDVEEETDRWGKPHVASLSFRSLLELRRTLAHGAVLLDLDQKTLPGVAHQVVEQMIISDQIRAEDRANVLRALLLKHSHPSDEKEFSFPRNISAGSLGSLLGHHHSANHVGEGAEPTVTDPLIGGHAGEHETRVDIEKEREVASPTLPGPITRSKSKHELKLLEKIPDNAEATVVLVGSVEFLDQPTMAFVRLQEAALMDSVLEVPVPVRFLFVLLGPSSANMDYHEIGRSISTLMSDKQFHEAAYLADDRQDLLHAINEFLDCSVVLPPSEVQGEELLRSVAHFQREMLRRREEQERRLLLGAAMEPKSPEEKALLKVEEEEEEPDPLRRTGRPFGGLVQDVCRRYPKYLSDFRDALDAQCVAAIIFIYFAALSPAITFGGLLGEKTQGLIGVSELIISTSVQGIFFCLLGAQPLLVIGFSGPLLVFEEAFFMFCTSQGLDYLVGRVWIGFWLILIVLVMVAFEGSFLVRYVSRFTQEIFAFLISLIFIYETFFKLIKIFQEHPLNSCTKANGTGDISLVLGNGTAVRSAAKVTGQPNTALLSLVLMAGTFFIAFFLRKFKNSRFFPGRVRRVIGDFGVPIAILIMVLVDYSIRDTYTQKLSVPHGFSVTDPQKRGWVINPLGESQAFPVWMMVASALPAVLVFILIFMETQITTPVHRDWRPSAQDPPGRPLWDLPLHGRHLSERDPVLRASPPAAYAPQAPPGRHLRQEGADAADAPLHAAAAGLPGGAVGRHVHGGLAGLPLHPHPDGPPAHVPAQPHLHREGDEVSGRSRGRAHPGREGRGGRVQ from the exons ATGAGTCGCCCGCAGGTCTCCTCTGACCTCCACCGCATGGTCTCCGGGGCCGTTGAGGGG CCGGAGCAGGATGGGCCCAGCCCCACGTCGCCCACCTTTGGGGGGCAGAAGGCggccgaggaggaggaagagaaggacctGAGCAAAGCCCTGCGGGTGGAGCGCTTTGAGGAGATCCTGCAGGATTCGCACCCGCGCAACGTGGAGGAGGCTGGGCGGAGCTACAGCGAGGAGGACTTTGAGT ACCACCGCCAGTCGTCCCACCACATCCACCACCCGCTGTCCAGCCACCTTCCCTCGGACCCCCGGAGGAAGAAGGGCGTCTCCAGGAaggccaagaagaagaagaaggagaagcagcCGCAGCCGCAGCGCCCCTCCGTCCCCGGGGAGACCCCCACcatcgaggaggaggaggaggaggaggccgaggagggggaggaggaggccgaCGAGGACACCTGCGACACCGAGACGGAGCAGGCCTCCGAGGACCTGATGCTCCTGCACGGCTCTCCAGAGGGGGTGCAG TTCTTCTTGCAAGAGGACGATGGAGTAGACCGGCCAGCGGAGGGGGCAGCCAGCCCCACCATGCCCCACAGCTCCTCAACGGACTCTGGGGGCTCCCCAGCTCCCAAGGGGGCCAAAGCAGGCAG CTCAGATGCCGAGGAACCCGCGGGCACGGAGGCGCCCAGCATGGCCGAGGCGGGCTCCCCCGGGAGGGCACTCTCCAAGTCCCAGCCCGGGCACCGCAGCTACAACCTCAACGAGCGCCGGCGCATCGGCAGCATGACGGGCATCGAGCAGACCCGCTACCCCAAGGTGCCCACAGATGAGTCCGAGGCCCAGACCCTGGCCTCCGCCGACCTGGACTTCATGAAGA GCCACAGGTTCGAGGACGTTCCCGGCGTTCGGCGCCACCTGGTCCGGAAGAGCGCCAAAGGCCAGGTGGTCCACATTGGCAAAGACCGCAAAGAGCCCAGCGCCCGACAGAGGAAGCAGGACCGGCAGCCCCACGAG GTCTTTGTGGAGCTGAACGAGCTGATTGTGGACAAGAACCAGGAGATGCAGTGGAAGGAGACGGCACGATGGATCAAGTTTGAGGAGGACGTGGAAGAGGAGACGGATCGCTGGGGGAAGCCCCACGTGGCCTCGCTCTCCTTCCGGAGCCTCCTGGAGCTACGCAGGACCCTGGCTCACG GGGCCGTCCTCCTTGACCTGGACCAGAAGACCCTGCCAGGGGTGGCACACCAAGTCGTGGAGCAGATGATCATTTCGGACCAGATCCGAGCGGAGGACCGCGCCAACGTGCTGCGGGCGCTGCTCCTCAAGCACAG CCACCCCTCAGACGAGAAGGAGTTCTCCTTCCCGCGCAACATCTCGGCCGGCTCCCTGGGCTCCCTACTGGGCCACCACCACAGCGCCAACCACGTCGGCGAGGGGGCCGAGCCCACCGTGACCGACCCCCTCATCGGGGGCCACGCCGGGGAGCATGAGACCCGAGTGGACATCGAGAAGGAG CGCGAAGTGGCGTCGCCCACGCTCCCTGGCCCCATCACAAGATCCAAGTCGAAGCACGAGCTGAAGCTGTTGGAGAAGATCCCAGACAACGCAGAGGCCACCGTGGTGCTTGTGG GCAGCGTGGAGTTCCTGGACCAGCCCACCATGGCCTTTGTGCGGCTGCAGGAGGCGGCGCTGATGgactcggtcctggaggtgcccGTCCCGGTGCGCTTCCTCTTTGTCCTGCTGGGGCCCAGCAGCGCCAACATGGACTACCACGAGATCGGGCGCTCCATCTCCACCCTCATGTCCGACAAG CAATTCCACGAAGCCGCCTACCTGGCCGACGACCGCCAGGACCTGCTCCACGCCATCAACGAGTTCCTGGACTGCAGCGTGGTGCTTCCTCCCTCGGAGGTGCAGGGCGAGGAGCTGCTGCGGAGCGTGGCCCACTTCCAGAGGGAGATGCTGCGGCGGAGGGAGGAGCAGGAGCGGCGCCTCCTCCTGGGGGCCGCCATGGAGCCCAAGTCCCCCGAGGAGAAAG CGCTGCtgaaggtggaggaggaggaggaggagccagaccCCCTCCGGCGAACGGGGCGCCCTTTCGGGGGTCTGGTCCAGGACGTCTGCCGCCGTTACCCCAAATACCTGAGCGACTTCCGGGACGCCCTGGACGCCCAGTGCGTGGCTGCCATCATCTTCATCTACTTTGCTGCCCTGTCACCGGCCATCACCTTTGGGGGGCTGCTGG gtGAGAAGACGCAGGGGTTGATTGGGGTCTCAGAGCTGATCATCTCCACCTCAGTCCAGGGCATCTTCTTCTGCCTGCTGGGCGCCCAGCCCCTCCTGGTCATCGGCTTCTCAGGACCCCTCCTCGTTTTCGAGGAGGCCTTCTTCATG TTCTGCACCTCACAGGGCCTGGACTACCTGGTGGGTCGCGTCTGGATCGGATTTTGGCTCATCCTGATCGTGCTGGTCATGGTGGCGTTTGAGGGCAGCTTCCTGGTGCGCTATGTCTCCCGCTTCACCCAGGAAATCTTCGCCTTCCTCATCTCCCTCATCTTCATCTACGAGACCTTCTTCAAGCTTATCAAG ATCTTCCAGGAGCACCCGCTCAACAGCTGCACCAAGGCCAACGGCACCGGCGACATCAGCCTGGTCTTGGGCAACGGGACGGCCGTCCGCTCCGCGGCCAAAGTGACCGGCCAGCCCAACACGGCCCTCCTCTCGCTGGTCCTCATGGCCGGCACCTTCTTCATCGCCTTCTTCCTGCGCAAGTTCAAGAACAGCCGCTTCTTCCCGGGACGG GTCCGGCGTGTGATTGGGGATTTCGGGGTGCCCATCGCTATCCTCATCATGGTGCTGGTGGACTACAGCATCCGGGACACCTACACACAG AAACTCTCGGTGCCCCACGGCTTCTCAGTCACGGACCCCCAGAAGCGGGGCTGGGTGATCAACCCCCTGGGCGAGAGCCAGGCCTTCCCCGTCTGGATGATGGTGGCCAGCGCCCTGCCGGCCGTCCTGGTCTTCATCCTCATCTTCATGGAGACGCAAATCACCAC gcCTGTCCATCGTGATTGGCGACCTTCTGCGCAAGATCCCCCTGGCCGTCCTCTTTGGGATCTTCCTCTACATGGGCGTCACCTCTCTGAACGGGATCCAGTTCTACGAGCGTCTCCACCTGCTGCTTATGCCCCCCAAGCACCACCCGGACGTCACCTACGTCAAGAAG GTGCGGACGCTGCGGATGCACCTCTTCACGCTGCTGCAGCTGGCCTGCCTGGCGGTGCTGTGGGCCGTCATGTCCACGGTGGCCTCGCTGGCCTT
- the SLC4A2 gene encoding anion exchange protein 2 isoform X2, whose protein sequence is MDFLLCPQPEQDGPSPTSPTFGGQKAAEEEEEKDLSKALRVERFEEILQDSHPRNVEEAGRSYSEEDFEYHRQSSHHIHHPLSSHLPSDPRRKKGVSRKAKKKKKEKQPQPQRPSVPGETPTIEEEEEEEAEEGEEEADEDTCDTETEQASEDLMLLHGSPEGVQFFLQEDDGVDRPAEGAASPTMPHSSSTDSGGSPAPKGAKAGSSDAEEPAGTEAPSMAEAGSPGRALSKSQPGHRSYNLNERRRIGSMTGIEQTRYPKVPTDESEAQTLASADLDFMKSHRFEDVPGVRRHLVRKSAKGQVVHIGKDRKEPSARQRKQDRQPHEVFVELNELIVDKNQEMQWKETARWIKFEEDVEEETDRWGKPHVASLSFRSLLELRRTLAHGAVLLDLDQKTLPGVAHQVVEQMIISDQIRAEDRANVLRALLLKHSHPSDEKEFSFPRNISAGSLGSLLGHHHSANHVGEGAEPTVTDPLIGGHAGEHETRVDIEKEREVASPTLPGPITRSKSKHELKLLEKIPDNAEATVVLVGSVEFLDQPTMAFVRLQEAALMDSVLEVPVPVRFLFVLLGPSSANMDYHEIGRSISTLMSDKQFHEAAYLADDRQDLLHAINEFLDCSVVLPPSEVQGEELLRSVAHFQREMLRRREEQERRLLLGAAMEPKSPEEKALLKVEEEEEEPDPLRRTGRPFGGLVQDVCRRYPKYLSDFRDALDAQCVAAIIFIYFAALSPAITFGGLLGEKTQGLIGVSELIISTSVQGIFFCLLGAQPLLVIGFSGPLLVFEEAFFMFCTSQGLDYLVGRVWIGFWLILIVLVMVAFEGSFLVRYVSRFTQEIFAFLISLIFIYETFFKLIKIFQEHPLNSCTKANGTGDISLVLGNGTAVRSAAKVTGQPNTALLSLVLMAGTFFIAFFLRKFKNSRFFPGRVRRVIGDFGVPIAILIMVLVDYSIRDTYTQKLSVPHGFSVTDPQKRGWVINPLGESQAFPVWMMVASALPAVLVFILIFMETQITTLIISKKERKLQKGSGFHLDLLLIVAMGGFCALFGLPWLAAATVRSVTHANALTVMSKAVAPGDKPKIQEVKEQRVTGLVVALLVGLSIVIGDLLRKIPLAVLFGIFLYMGVTSLNGIQFYERLHLLLMPPKHHPDVTYVKKVRTLRMHLFTLLQLACLAVLWAVMSTVASLAFPFILILTVPLRMCLLSRIFTEREMKCLDAAEAEPILDEREGVDEYNEMPMPV, encoded by the exons ATGGACTTCTTGCTCTGCCCACAG CCGGAGCAGGATGGGCCCAGCCCCACGTCGCCCACCTTTGGGGGGCAGAAGGCggccgaggaggaggaagagaaggacctGAGCAAAGCCCTGCGGGTGGAGCGCTTTGAGGAGATCCTGCAGGATTCGCACCCGCGCAACGTGGAGGAGGCTGGGCGGAGCTACAGCGAGGAGGACTTTGAGT ACCACCGCCAGTCGTCCCACCACATCCACCACCCGCTGTCCAGCCACCTTCCCTCGGACCCCCGGAGGAAGAAGGGCGTCTCCAGGAaggccaagaagaagaagaaggagaagcagcCGCAGCCGCAGCGCCCCTCCGTCCCCGGGGAGACCCCCACcatcgaggaggaggaggaggaggaggccgaggagggggaggaggaggccgaCGAGGACACCTGCGACACCGAGACGGAGCAGGCCTCCGAGGACCTGATGCTCCTGCACGGCTCTCCAGAGGGGGTGCAG TTCTTCTTGCAAGAGGACGATGGAGTAGACCGGCCAGCGGAGGGGGCAGCCAGCCCCACCATGCCCCACAGCTCCTCAACGGACTCTGGGGGCTCCCCAGCTCCCAAGGGGGCCAAAGCAGGCAG CTCAGATGCCGAGGAACCCGCGGGCACGGAGGCGCCCAGCATGGCCGAGGCGGGCTCCCCCGGGAGGGCACTCTCCAAGTCCCAGCCCGGGCACCGCAGCTACAACCTCAACGAGCGCCGGCGCATCGGCAGCATGACGGGCATCGAGCAGACCCGCTACCCCAAGGTGCCCACAGATGAGTCCGAGGCCCAGACCCTGGCCTCCGCCGACCTGGACTTCATGAAGA GCCACAGGTTCGAGGACGTTCCCGGCGTTCGGCGCCACCTGGTCCGGAAGAGCGCCAAAGGCCAGGTGGTCCACATTGGCAAAGACCGCAAAGAGCCCAGCGCCCGACAGAGGAAGCAGGACCGGCAGCCCCACGAG GTCTTTGTGGAGCTGAACGAGCTGATTGTGGACAAGAACCAGGAGATGCAGTGGAAGGAGACGGCACGATGGATCAAGTTTGAGGAGGACGTGGAAGAGGAGACGGATCGCTGGGGGAAGCCCCACGTGGCCTCGCTCTCCTTCCGGAGCCTCCTGGAGCTACGCAGGACCCTGGCTCACG GGGCCGTCCTCCTTGACCTGGACCAGAAGACCCTGCCAGGGGTGGCACACCAAGTCGTGGAGCAGATGATCATTTCGGACCAGATCCGAGCGGAGGACCGCGCCAACGTGCTGCGGGCGCTGCTCCTCAAGCACAG CCACCCCTCAGACGAGAAGGAGTTCTCCTTCCCGCGCAACATCTCGGCCGGCTCCCTGGGCTCCCTACTGGGCCACCACCACAGCGCCAACCACGTCGGCGAGGGGGCCGAGCCCACCGTGACCGACCCCCTCATCGGGGGCCACGCCGGGGAGCATGAGACCCGAGTGGACATCGAGAAGGAG CGCGAAGTGGCGTCGCCCACGCTCCCTGGCCCCATCACAAGATCCAAGTCGAAGCACGAGCTGAAGCTGTTGGAGAAGATCCCAGACAACGCAGAGGCCACCGTGGTGCTTGTGG GCAGCGTGGAGTTCCTGGACCAGCCCACCATGGCCTTTGTGCGGCTGCAGGAGGCGGCGCTGATGgactcggtcctggaggtgcccGTCCCGGTGCGCTTCCTCTTTGTCCTGCTGGGGCCCAGCAGCGCCAACATGGACTACCACGAGATCGGGCGCTCCATCTCCACCCTCATGTCCGACAAG CAATTCCACGAAGCCGCCTACCTGGCCGACGACCGCCAGGACCTGCTCCACGCCATCAACGAGTTCCTGGACTGCAGCGTGGTGCTTCCTCCCTCGGAGGTGCAGGGCGAGGAGCTGCTGCGGAGCGTGGCCCACTTCCAGAGGGAGATGCTGCGGCGGAGGGAGGAGCAGGAGCGGCGCCTCCTCCTGGGGGCCGCCATGGAGCCCAAGTCCCCCGAGGAGAAAG CGCTGCtgaaggtggaggaggaggaggaggagccagaccCCCTCCGGCGAACGGGGCGCCCTTTCGGGGGTCTGGTCCAGGACGTCTGCCGCCGTTACCCCAAATACCTGAGCGACTTCCGGGACGCCCTGGACGCCCAGTGCGTGGCTGCCATCATCTTCATCTACTTTGCTGCCCTGTCACCGGCCATCACCTTTGGGGGGCTGCTGG gtGAGAAGACGCAGGGGTTGATTGGGGTCTCAGAGCTGATCATCTCCACCTCAGTCCAGGGCATCTTCTTCTGCCTGCTGGGCGCCCAGCCCCTCCTGGTCATCGGCTTCTCAGGACCCCTCCTCGTTTTCGAGGAGGCCTTCTTCATG TTCTGCACCTCACAGGGCCTGGACTACCTGGTGGGTCGCGTCTGGATCGGATTTTGGCTCATCCTGATCGTGCTGGTCATGGTGGCGTTTGAGGGCAGCTTCCTGGTGCGCTATGTCTCCCGCTTCACCCAGGAAATCTTCGCCTTCCTCATCTCCCTCATCTTCATCTACGAGACCTTCTTCAAGCTTATCAAG ATCTTCCAGGAGCACCCGCTCAACAGCTGCACCAAGGCCAACGGCACCGGCGACATCAGCCTGGTCTTGGGCAACGGGACGGCCGTCCGCTCCGCGGCCAAAGTGACCGGCCAGCCCAACACGGCCCTCCTCTCGCTGGTCCTCATGGCCGGCACCTTCTTCATCGCCTTCTTCCTGCGCAAGTTCAAGAACAGCCGCTTCTTCCCGGGACGG GTCCGGCGTGTGATTGGGGATTTCGGGGTGCCCATCGCTATCCTCATCATGGTGCTGGTGGACTACAGCATCCGGGACACCTACACACAG AAACTCTCGGTGCCCCACGGCTTCTCAGTCACGGACCCCCAGAAGCGGGGCTGGGTGATCAACCCCCTGGGCGAGAGCCAGGCCTTCCCCGTCTGGATGATGGTGGCCAGCGCCCTGCCGGCCGTCCTGGTCTTCATCCTCATCTTCATGGAGACGCAAATCACCAC GCTGATCATCAGCAAGAAGGAGCGGAAGCTGCAGAAGGGCTCCGGCTTCCACCTGGACCTGCTCCTGATTGTGGCCATGGGGGGCTTCTGCGCCCTCTTTGGGCTGCCCTGGCTGGCGGCCGCCACTGTGCGCTCCGTCACCCACGCCAACGCCCTCACCGTCATGAGCAAGGCCGTGGCGCCCGGGGACAAGCCCAAGATCCAGGAGGTCAAGGAGCAGCGCGTCACCGGGCTGGTGGTGGCCCTGCTTGTGG gcCTGTCCATCGTGATTGGCGACCTTCTGCGCAAGATCCCCCTGGCCGTCCTCTTTGGGATCTTCCTCTACATGGGCGTCACCTCTCTGAACGGGATCCAGTTCTACGAGCGTCTCCACCTGCTGCTTATGCCCCCCAAGCACCACCCGGACGTCACCTACGTCAAGAAG GTGCGGACGCTGCGGATGCACCTCTTCACGCTGCTGCAGCTGGCCTGCCTGGCGGTGCTGTGGGCCGTCATGTCCACGGTGGCCTCGCTGGCCTT
- the SLC4A2 gene encoding anion exchange protein 2 isoform X1 — MSRPQVSSDLHRMVSGAVEGPEQDGPSPTSPTFGGQKAAEEEEEKDLSKALRVERFEEILQDSHPRNVEEAGRSYSEEDFEYHRQSSHHIHHPLSSHLPSDPRRKKGVSRKAKKKKKEKQPQPQRPSVPGETPTIEEEEEEEAEEGEEEADEDTCDTETEQASEDLMLLHGSPEGVQFFLQEDDGVDRPAEGAASPTMPHSSSTDSGGSPAPKGAKAGSSDAEEPAGTEAPSMAEAGSPGRALSKSQPGHRSYNLNERRRIGSMTGIEQTRYPKVPTDESEAQTLASADLDFMKSHRFEDVPGVRRHLVRKSAKGQVVHIGKDRKEPSARQRKQDRQPHEVFVELNELIVDKNQEMQWKETARWIKFEEDVEEETDRWGKPHVASLSFRSLLELRRTLAHGAVLLDLDQKTLPGVAHQVVEQMIISDQIRAEDRANVLRALLLKHSHPSDEKEFSFPRNISAGSLGSLLGHHHSANHVGEGAEPTVTDPLIGGHAGEHETRVDIEKEREVASPTLPGPITRSKSKHELKLLEKIPDNAEATVVLVGSVEFLDQPTMAFVRLQEAALMDSVLEVPVPVRFLFVLLGPSSANMDYHEIGRSISTLMSDKQFHEAAYLADDRQDLLHAINEFLDCSVVLPPSEVQGEELLRSVAHFQREMLRRREEQERRLLLGAAMEPKSPEEKALLKVEEEEEEPDPLRRTGRPFGGLVQDVCRRYPKYLSDFRDALDAQCVAAIIFIYFAALSPAITFGGLLGEKTQGLIGVSELIISTSVQGIFFCLLGAQPLLVIGFSGPLLVFEEAFFMFCTSQGLDYLVGRVWIGFWLILIVLVMVAFEGSFLVRYVSRFTQEIFAFLISLIFIYETFFKLIKIFQEHPLNSCTKANGTGDISLVLGNGTAVRSAAKVTGQPNTALLSLVLMAGTFFIAFFLRKFKNSRFFPGRVRRVIGDFGVPIAILIMVLVDYSIRDTYTQKLSVPHGFSVTDPQKRGWVINPLGESQAFPVWMMVASALPAVLVFILIFMETQITTLIISKKERKLQKGSGFHLDLLLIVAMGGFCALFGLPWLAAATVRSVTHANALTVMSKAVAPGDKPKIQEVKEQRVTGLVVALLVGLSIVIGDLLRKIPLAVLFGIFLYMGVTSLNGIQFYERLHLLLMPPKHHPDVTYVKKVRTLRMHLFTLLQLACLAVLWAVMSTVASLAFPFILILTVPLRMCLLSRIFTEREMKCLDAAEAEPILDEREGVDEYNEMPMPV; from the exons ATGAGTCGCCCGCAGGTCTCCTCTGACCTCCACCGCATGGTCTCCGGGGCCGTTGAGGGG CCGGAGCAGGATGGGCCCAGCCCCACGTCGCCCACCTTTGGGGGGCAGAAGGCggccgaggaggaggaagagaaggacctGAGCAAAGCCCTGCGGGTGGAGCGCTTTGAGGAGATCCTGCAGGATTCGCACCCGCGCAACGTGGAGGAGGCTGGGCGGAGCTACAGCGAGGAGGACTTTGAGT ACCACCGCCAGTCGTCCCACCACATCCACCACCCGCTGTCCAGCCACCTTCCCTCGGACCCCCGGAGGAAGAAGGGCGTCTCCAGGAaggccaagaagaagaagaaggagaagcagcCGCAGCCGCAGCGCCCCTCCGTCCCCGGGGAGACCCCCACcatcgaggaggaggaggaggaggaggccgaggagggggaggaggaggccgaCGAGGACACCTGCGACACCGAGACGGAGCAGGCCTCCGAGGACCTGATGCTCCTGCACGGCTCTCCAGAGGGGGTGCAG TTCTTCTTGCAAGAGGACGATGGAGTAGACCGGCCAGCGGAGGGGGCAGCCAGCCCCACCATGCCCCACAGCTCCTCAACGGACTCTGGGGGCTCCCCAGCTCCCAAGGGGGCCAAAGCAGGCAG CTCAGATGCCGAGGAACCCGCGGGCACGGAGGCGCCCAGCATGGCCGAGGCGGGCTCCCCCGGGAGGGCACTCTCCAAGTCCCAGCCCGGGCACCGCAGCTACAACCTCAACGAGCGCCGGCGCATCGGCAGCATGACGGGCATCGAGCAGACCCGCTACCCCAAGGTGCCCACAGATGAGTCCGAGGCCCAGACCCTGGCCTCCGCCGACCTGGACTTCATGAAGA GCCACAGGTTCGAGGACGTTCCCGGCGTTCGGCGCCACCTGGTCCGGAAGAGCGCCAAAGGCCAGGTGGTCCACATTGGCAAAGACCGCAAAGAGCCCAGCGCCCGACAGAGGAAGCAGGACCGGCAGCCCCACGAG GTCTTTGTGGAGCTGAACGAGCTGATTGTGGACAAGAACCAGGAGATGCAGTGGAAGGAGACGGCACGATGGATCAAGTTTGAGGAGGACGTGGAAGAGGAGACGGATCGCTGGGGGAAGCCCCACGTGGCCTCGCTCTCCTTCCGGAGCCTCCTGGAGCTACGCAGGACCCTGGCTCACG GGGCCGTCCTCCTTGACCTGGACCAGAAGACCCTGCCAGGGGTGGCACACCAAGTCGTGGAGCAGATGATCATTTCGGACCAGATCCGAGCGGAGGACCGCGCCAACGTGCTGCGGGCGCTGCTCCTCAAGCACAG CCACCCCTCAGACGAGAAGGAGTTCTCCTTCCCGCGCAACATCTCGGCCGGCTCCCTGGGCTCCCTACTGGGCCACCACCACAGCGCCAACCACGTCGGCGAGGGGGCCGAGCCCACCGTGACCGACCCCCTCATCGGGGGCCACGCCGGGGAGCATGAGACCCGAGTGGACATCGAGAAGGAG CGCGAAGTGGCGTCGCCCACGCTCCCTGGCCCCATCACAAGATCCAAGTCGAAGCACGAGCTGAAGCTGTTGGAGAAGATCCCAGACAACGCAGAGGCCACCGTGGTGCTTGTGG GCAGCGTGGAGTTCCTGGACCAGCCCACCATGGCCTTTGTGCGGCTGCAGGAGGCGGCGCTGATGgactcggtcctggaggtgcccGTCCCGGTGCGCTTCCTCTTTGTCCTGCTGGGGCCCAGCAGCGCCAACATGGACTACCACGAGATCGGGCGCTCCATCTCCACCCTCATGTCCGACAAG CAATTCCACGAAGCCGCCTACCTGGCCGACGACCGCCAGGACCTGCTCCACGCCATCAACGAGTTCCTGGACTGCAGCGTGGTGCTTCCTCCCTCGGAGGTGCAGGGCGAGGAGCTGCTGCGGAGCGTGGCCCACTTCCAGAGGGAGATGCTGCGGCGGAGGGAGGAGCAGGAGCGGCGCCTCCTCCTGGGGGCCGCCATGGAGCCCAAGTCCCCCGAGGAGAAAG CGCTGCtgaaggtggaggaggaggaggaggagccagaccCCCTCCGGCGAACGGGGCGCCCTTTCGGGGGTCTGGTCCAGGACGTCTGCCGCCGTTACCCCAAATACCTGAGCGACTTCCGGGACGCCCTGGACGCCCAGTGCGTGGCTGCCATCATCTTCATCTACTTTGCTGCCCTGTCACCGGCCATCACCTTTGGGGGGCTGCTGG gtGAGAAGACGCAGGGGTTGATTGGGGTCTCAGAGCTGATCATCTCCACCTCAGTCCAGGGCATCTTCTTCTGCCTGCTGGGCGCCCAGCCCCTCCTGGTCATCGGCTTCTCAGGACCCCTCCTCGTTTTCGAGGAGGCCTTCTTCATG TTCTGCACCTCACAGGGCCTGGACTACCTGGTGGGTCGCGTCTGGATCGGATTTTGGCTCATCCTGATCGTGCTGGTCATGGTGGCGTTTGAGGGCAGCTTCCTGGTGCGCTATGTCTCCCGCTTCACCCAGGAAATCTTCGCCTTCCTCATCTCCCTCATCTTCATCTACGAGACCTTCTTCAAGCTTATCAAG ATCTTCCAGGAGCACCCGCTCAACAGCTGCACCAAGGCCAACGGCACCGGCGACATCAGCCTGGTCTTGGGCAACGGGACGGCCGTCCGCTCCGCGGCCAAAGTGACCGGCCAGCCCAACACGGCCCTCCTCTCGCTGGTCCTCATGGCCGGCACCTTCTTCATCGCCTTCTTCCTGCGCAAGTTCAAGAACAGCCGCTTCTTCCCGGGACGG GTCCGGCGTGTGATTGGGGATTTCGGGGTGCCCATCGCTATCCTCATCATGGTGCTGGTGGACTACAGCATCCGGGACACCTACACACAG AAACTCTCGGTGCCCCACGGCTTCTCAGTCACGGACCCCCAGAAGCGGGGCTGGGTGATCAACCCCCTGGGCGAGAGCCAGGCCTTCCCCGTCTGGATGATGGTGGCCAGCGCCCTGCCGGCCGTCCTGGTCTTCATCCTCATCTTCATGGAGACGCAAATCACCAC GCTGATCATCAGCAAGAAGGAGCGGAAGCTGCAGAAGGGCTCCGGCTTCCACCTGGACCTGCTCCTGATTGTGGCCATGGGGGGCTTCTGCGCCCTCTTTGGGCTGCCCTGGCTGGCGGCCGCCACTGTGCGCTCCGTCACCCACGCCAACGCCCTCACCGTCATGAGCAAGGCCGTGGCGCCCGGGGACAAGCCCAAGATCCAGGAGGTCAAGGAGCAGCGCGTCACCGGGCTGGTGGTGGCCCTGCTTGTGG gcCTGTCCATCGTGATTGGCGACCTTCTGCGCAAGATCCCCCTGGCCGTCCTCTTTGGGATCTTCCTCTACATGGGCGTCACCTCTCTGAACGGGATCCAGTTCTACGAGCGTCTCCACCTGCTGCTTATGCCCCCCAAGCACCACCCGGACGTCACCTACGTCAAGAAG GTGCGGACGCTGCGGATGCACCTCTTCACGCTGCTGCAGCTGGCCTGCCTGGCGGTGCTGTGGGCCGTCATGTCCACGGTGGCCTCGCTGGCCTT